The DNA window GACAGCACGGCTGTAGAGCAGGTGCGCAGCGGTAAAACGCCGCTGGCAAAGGCGGGGACGTTTAAGGCGCTGTGGGAAAGCTGGGCGCGGCAGAGCTTCATGGATACGGCGCGTCTGGACAACCTGTATCCGTCCCAGCAGGACCTGCGGCTGCTGCGGTTTTCCTCCTGGCTGGTATATCTGCTCGTTTTCTGCCTGGTCGGCACTGGTGGCTACGGAACTTACTCGCTGTTTGCAGCGATGAACCATCCATCCTGGTCGCTGACGCCAACGGAGATGCTGCAGACAAAGTCGAAACACGAGCAATTGCTGCAGGAAAAGAAGCAGATAGACGTGACTGAACAACTGCTGCAGCCGCGGTCCCGCGGGTGGGTGACGCTGGAGTTTCTGCTGCAGCTTTTCCCGGAAGATTCCGGGGTGCGGCTGGACAGCTTTTACTACACGGCTGATGCGACGCGCTACAACGGCAAAAAGACCAAGGAGGGACCGAAGGGGTCCGTGGGAATGGTGCGCACCTGGACGCTGAAGGGGCTGGTGAAACCGAAGGCCATGGAGTTGCTGAGCACCCTGAACACCCAGCGCGGCCTCAGCGCCCTCTTTGACCGGGTGGCCACGGCCACGGGCGATGAGAGCTACCGGCCCGATCCGTCACGGCAACTGACGGTGACACTGACCCAGGGAAGGAACTCCAGCTTCGATTCCCAGGCAGGCCCCGGGGACTTGGCGCGTGATCCGACGCTGGCCTTTCCCTTTAACTTCACCGCCGCGCTGACGCAGACGCTCACCGAGAAGGATGCCCTGGCGCTGCCTTTGGAAAATCCGTTCTGAATTCCGATCATGAGTGCTTACACCCAGCCCATCATCCGCTTTGGCCTCATCACGCCTGTTGCTTTTAACCTGCTGCTTCTGGCGGGGGCGGGGGCGGCGGTCAGCAAGCTGAGCAGCATCCGTGAGGTGAAGGAAGCGCAGTACAAAGAGCAGACGATGCGGCTGACGGCGATGAAAAATCTGGAGACGAGCATCGCTCCAAAAAGAGCCGCCTTTGAGGACCAGAAAAAGCTTTTGAAAAGCGATCCCGGCCAGCTTTTCACACGCATTCTGGACGGCATGCTGCCGAAGTACAAGGAGATCGAACTGGAGCGCAGCAGCCTGATCTTCCCACTGGACCAGGGACGGCTGACTAAGGATGCCCGGGCGGAATCAGCGCGGGTGAAGAGCAGCTTTCAAGGTGGCATGGGGCCCATGCAGGAGGCGCTGCTGCAGGTGGAATCCCTGATGCCACAGTCCATGCTGGAGGAAATGAAAGTCACCCGCAAGGCGGACCAGATGCTGAAGCAGCGGGAATATCTGGTGATGGAGATGACCCACACGTGCTGGAAAACCACCAAGGAGAAACCATGAAATACTTTCTCATTTTGCTGGCGGCGGCCATCCCGGCAGGCGTGACGGTGAGCCATGCGCAAACAGCCCAGAGCAGAGCCAAGGCACCCCCGCCAAAACGCGCAGCACTGTTCATTGGCCAAGGTGCGGGCCAGACCTCTTGGCTGCCGCAGACAAAGATGATGCCAACAGGGGACGACATCGAAAAACTGGCCGGCAAGCTGAGTTCCCGGCTGCGGAACATTGATGCCTTTGGCCTGTCCACTTTTCCCAGGGAAGATGATTCCCCCATCATTGAAGACAGCATCTACCGTGAGACGCCCAAAATCACCCTGAACCAGGCGCTGCAGACGCTGAAGATCAACGGGGTGAACCTGCACCGGAAGGAATTTCTGATCGGCGGCCGGCAGGCTGGCGAGGGGGATGTGGTGGAGCTGTCCTTCAAAGGGGAAATCTTCCAGGCGCAGGTGACCGAGGTGGCCGCCACCGAACTGCTGTTCCGGGATCTGCAACGGGACGAAACGGGGGTGCTGAAGCATAACCTCGTACCGCAACTGGCCATGGAGCCGCTGCAAAAGACCCTGACCCAATTTGAGAGCCGGATGACCCCCATGGAACCTGCACCTCCCGCCAAGCCATGAGCAAAAAAAATGCCTGTCCTTTCCTCTACCTTTGCCTGCTGTGCCTGAGCCCGGGGCTGGCTGCCCGTGCCCAGGAGGAACCGACCCCGCAGCCCCTGGAGCAACTGCCTGCGGGTGCGGTGGATGTGAGCGCCCGGCTGGGCGGCCTGTCCAGCCTGCCCACCCAACCGGAGGACGGCTACTGGATTGAAGGTGCGCCGATCAATGAGGTGTTCCAATACCTGGCCCGCAGCGCGGGGCTCCAGTTCTTTCACAACAACGAGCTCAACACGCCGCAGTATAACATCACGGGCCACCTGAAGCTGGATGATCCGCGCCAGCAGATGGAGGACCTGGCCATTGCGTATGGACTGACCGTTTACCAGCAGCGCTCCAGCATCAGCCTGATGACGGAAATCCAACTGGCGCGGCTGCCGGTGGAGGTGATGAGCTACCAGCTCAAATACCTGCGCGGCGCCCCGCTAAACCGGAGCAGCAACGGCCAGGCAGGCGAAGGAAGCGGCGCTGAAGGTGGTGAGGGCGGGGGCGGAAATGCCGCCAATGCGTCCGATTTTGAAAAGCTGAAATCCATCATCCGCCCCATGCTGACCCCCATCGTGGGCCAGATCGAATTTGAAGAAAAGACGAATACTCTGCTGGTGAGCGACAACAGCCTGAAGCTGGAACGGGTGCGCAAGCTGCTGCTGGAGATCGACAAGGCGAAGCAGCAGATCATGGTGAACGTGCGGGTGCTGCGCATCCGCCGCAACCAGAACCGGAATGTGGGCGTGGACTGGAGCAGTGCGCTCGGAGAGACCGGTACCACCATCACCGCGCGGCAGAGCCTGAATGCCCTGTTTAACCTCCCGGATGTGAGCACGGTGACGCGCACCGGCAACCCGATGAACCCGGTATCAGTGCTGAACCAGATCAACACCCAGGGAGCGGGGGTGGTGTTCGACAATTTCCAGGTGCAGGCGATCCTGCGGGCGCTGGAAGCTGCGGACCTGGTCACGCAGGAGGCCTGCCCGACCATCATCACGGAGGACAACGAGCAGGGGCTGATTTCGATCGTGGACCGGTTCCCCATCATCACTTCCGACATCAGCAACACGACGGCGGGAACGAACATTACGGACAAGGTGCGTTACAAGATTGATACAGAGGATCCCAGCGCCACGGATGAGCCGGAAAAGAACCGCGAAATCGGGGTGACTCTTTCCGTGACACCGACGCTGCTGCCGGACGGGACGGTGAGGATGAAGCTGCGGCCGCGGGTGGCAAAGATCGTGGAACTGATCCCCGGCCGGTCCAGCAATGTGTTCCCTCGGGTTAGCGAATCCACGGTGGAGGCCATCAGCCGCATTCCTGCCGGACAGTCGCTTTTCCTCGGTGGATTTTATGATTACAGCGACAGTGAGGGGAACAACAAAGTGCCAGTGCTGGGGACGATCCCGCTGGTGGGACGGCTGTTCAGCTCGGACATGAAAAAGCTGGAGCAACTGAGCCTGGTGTTCATCATCACGCCAACTGTCTATGATGCCTCCAGCACGGCGGCCCTGGAAGACATCAACTGGAAGCAGAGAGACTACTCCGGCCTGCAGCCGGAAGACCTGGGAGATGCGGGACTGCTGCTGCCAAAGGCGGGCTGGCCCAATGCGACGACGAACAGCAAGAGCCCGGAACCGGAGAGTCCGCCCAAGCAGTCCTGGGTGCGGCGCCTGTTCAGCAAAAAGGAAGGCTAGCGGCGGCACACCAGCCATTGCCGCTGCTGCGCCCCCGCCAACCTTTTCAGACTGCCTCTCTTCCCCCCTTCATGAACGAACCGCTTCAAGGCCTCGCCTTTCCAGCCAAGACTGACCGGAGCAGTCTGGTGCCGGTTTTGGAGAGGATCGCGAATACGAGCCTGAACCACCTGCGCGAGGGGGGCTATATTTCCGCTGAGGAGGCGGCACCACTTTTGCCGGCCTACCGCAGCGCGCTGACCGGCTCCACCCCGCCGCCGGATTTCCTGATCTTCGTAGCGGAAACCCAGGCCAAGAAGCACACGCTGACTGTGGACGGAGAGGTTTCCCGGATGCAGAAGCTGCTGAGATCCTGCCTGAATGACCGGGTGAGCTACTGGAGCTTCGGCCCGCTGCCCGGGCGTGCCACCGGGCTGTATGAACACTGCCCGGGACTGCGCGGCATCTGTGCGACCCTGGGCTGCCCCGCGACGCTGGCGGGGGAGACGAGCATCGTCCACATCGCCTGCATCAACCCGGTGGCGGCGCTGGTGACATCCTTCTGGATCCGCCAGGAACTGAACCGTGAAACCGACACGGAAGCACCTTTTGTCTTTCCCTTCCTTCTGGACCTGACCATCTGGCAGGGGCTGATGCAACGCCACTTTGCCTCATGAACCTGAACCTGGGCATTGAATTTAATGACACGATCCAGCGGCTGATCATCGGCCAGTTGCGGGCGTCCACGGCCGGGAATGATGCCCTGTCAGATGAGGCGCTGGTGCGGAAGTGCTCCAAGACGCGTATCCTGGGGGCGGTGGGCAACGCGGCGGGGCTGCCTGCCTTTCCGCAGGTGCGTGATCTGGCGGATGCGGAGTTTGTGAGCTACTGCGACCCGGTGGTGATGGCGCGCGGGATGTTTGTGCCGCTGCGGAGAAGCAGCACGCAGGTGCTGCTGGCAGTGGCAAACCCGTGGGACTACCGGGCGGATGATTATTGCGCGAGCCGCTTCCCGGAAGATGAACTGCTGAAGGTGGTGACGCTGGCCTCCGAAGTCTCCGCCGTGATTGAGGGATCCTCCAATTCCTCCGGGCCCAGCCGCGCGGAGCTGGAGGCGGTGGAGGTGGAGGAATTTTCCAATGAGAGCCCGGACTTCGACGTGACGCGGCAGTATGATGAGCCCATCGCGCAACTGGTGGCCAGCATGGTGAGCGATGCCATCAAGCAGCACGCTTCCGACATCCACATCAAGACAGAGAAGACGACGTTCCAATACTGCTTCCGTGTGGACGGGGACCTGGGTGTGCGGGTGGAGATGCCGGTGAAACTCCGGGACCGGGTGGATGCGTTTTTGCTAAACCTGATGCGCCTGGCACCGGAGGAGCGCAGCAAGCGCCCGGGCATCTCCGGCCGTTTCACTGCCAGCTACTATGGCCGCGCGGTGGGGGTGCGATATGAGCGGCACCGCACTTATCGCGGCTATCATGTGACGATGCGGCTGCTGGACAAGACGCACCTGGAGGCGCGGCTGGGCATGGGCACGCTGGCCTTTGATGAAGAGACTCTCTTTGAGCTGGACAAGGCCATGGCGGTGCCGTCCGGCATCATTGTGATGTCCGGTCCGACGGGCTCCGGCAAGTCCACCACGCTGAATGCGATGCTGCGGGAGCTGAACCACCCGGAGGACAATATCCTGACACTGGAAAACCCGGTGGAGGATGAGATCCCCGGGGTGACCCACTGCGACCTCCGCGACAGCAGCGAATTTAAGCCGATGATCGCCAGCTTCATGCGGTCTGACCCGGACGTGATCCTGATGGGGGAGGTGCGGGACCGTGAATCCGCCGAGCTGGCGATTGAGGCCGCCATCACCGGCCACAAGGTGCTGACAACGATCCACACCCCGCGTGCCTCGCAGATCATCGAGCGCTTTCAGCAGCTCGGCATGGAGCGCTGGAAGATCGCCCAGACACTGAAGGCGGCCTGCGCCCAGCGGCTGGTGAAGCTCCTGTGCACGGCGTGCCGGGTGCAGCAGGTGGGCATCCCGGAAAGGGAGATCCGGCTGTTCCACCTGGATGCCTCCTGGGCGGAAAAGCCGGTGTTTGTGCATAACCAGGAGGGCTGCCCCGACTGCAAAGGACGCGGCTATTCAGGCCGCACGGCCATCCTGGAGATCCTGCCCATCAGCCCCCGGCTTGGGGACAAGCTGGCCAAAGGAGAGATCACCCCATTTGAACTGGAACAGGAAGTGCGCCGGGAATCCGGCCTGCCTTCGCTGCGCGACAACGGACTGAAACTGATGGCCGAGGGAAAAACCGACCTCGATGCGCTGAAAAAAGTGCTGGACATGACCTACGAATCCTAAAGCCATGAATGCCTTTCAAGTCACCCTCCGAAACATCAAACGGCCGGAACAGTCGAAAGTACTGGAATTTGAGGCGCCCAACCGTGAGCAGGCGGCGCTGCTGGCGGCCAAACCGGGTTTTCGCGTGGCCCTGGTGAAGCCGCTTTCTGGAGCGCTGAAGAGTGAGAAATCCAACAAGCCCATTTCAAGGAAGGAACTGATCAAGCTCTTCCGCGGGCTTTCCTCCATGCTGAAGGCTAACATCAGCACTGCTGATGCATTGCTGTACTATTCCCAGGGGCTGCCGGATCCGGCTCTTCAATCCTCCCTGATGAACATCCGCAACCGGCTGGAGGCGGGGCTGCCGGTGCACATCGCCTTTGCCAAGGAGCAGAAGTTTGACACGACCATCATCACCATCGTGGAAGCGGGGGCGGACGCCGGCCAGCTTGGCGAGGCGTTCAGCGCGCTGGCACGGCGGATCAAAATTGAACTGATGTTTGCCAGCAAGCTGCGGAGCGCGCTGATGGTGCCCTCGTTTGTCATTTTGTTCCAGATCGGCCTGTTTATTTATTCGCAGGTCTTTGTGGTATCGCAGGTGGAGGAGACGCTGAAAGGGGTGCAGCAGGAGCCGGACCCGATCTCGGTGGCCATCTTCGGCATCAGCCATGTGGTGCAGAAAGTGTGGCCCTTTTTTGTCATCGCCCTGGGAACTTTTATCGGGGCGCTGTTCCGCTCGGCGGACTTCCGGCAGAAGCTGCTGGTTTTGGGGATGAAACACTGGAAGCTGCTGAAAAAGCTGGTGATGGGGCTGCGCCAGAGCGCCTACATCGGCACGCTGCAGATGTTGTATGCCAATGGCATCAACCTGGCGCGGGCCTCTGCGCTAAGTGCGCGGGTGGTGCTGGGCACTCCCATGTATGCGGAGTTCATCAAGGCCTCCCAGATCTATGAATCCTCCGGGGTGCCATTTGCAGAGGCGCTGAAGCGCCATGCCACGCTGGACCCGCAGGTGGTGCACATGATCGGCATCGGGGAGCGCTCCGCCTCCCTGCCCCAGCAGCTGGAAATGCTGCGTGACATTTATGAGGAGGATACAGCCGCCGTCATGGCGGACTTCACCCAGGTCATCAATTTCATCACCCTGGCGATGGCGGTGGTGCTCATCGGCTTTGTCTTCACCGGCTCCATGCTGCCCATCTTTCTGATGGGGCCGCGCATGATGCAGTCCGGCAACATGTAATCCGTCCCTTTAACTTTATGAAAAGACACACACTGCTTGCCACCCTGCTGCTGCCCGGCCCGCTCCTGCTGGCGGAGGAACCGCCTGCCGCCCCCCGGCTGGTGCCGCGCCCCATCCCCGGCATGCCTGCGATCCCCGCCATCCAGCCACCGGCTCTCAAGGCGGCTCCCGTCATCCCTGGCGGGCAGGCTGACGGTGATAAAGCCGTCCTCCCCAAGGACGACCAGGCCCGCGTCATCTACATCCACCGCCGTGCAACCCTGCCAACGGAGCTGACCCAAAACCTGCCGGTGGCCAAAAAAACGAAAACCTCCGCGCCCCAGATCCAGGTGATCCAGCCTGCGGTAAAGATCATCCCGAAAAGCCAGGCCCAGGCGCTGGTCTCTGCCAAAAAATGAACTTATGAAAACTCCCCCCTCCCATCGTCTGAGATCCGGCTTCAGCCTCATCGAGATCAGTCTCGTCATCGGTCTGCTGCTGGGACTGGCCGCCTTTGCCACCATGAACGTCACCGCCGTGCGGGACTGGCAGCGGGGCAAGGATGCCGCCGTGTCGATACAGGCAGTCTTTTCCGCCCAGCGCGCCTACATGTCAGACCATCCGACCGCAGACATCGCCGATGTCAGTGCTGCCGAGCTGCAGGCTTACCTGCCAGAAGGGTGGAGCAGCATTCCCACCGCCATCAGCCTGACCGGGGAAACGCTGAACCTGAACCACACCGTCATGCCACCGCAATGGCGGCTCGGTTCGACAGCGTATGATCCCTCCGGCAGCGGAAATGATGGACTTTGGGACGCCGGTCACTGAGAGTACTTTGAAATTATCGTATGGCTCCTACTGCACTTCTGCACATTCCTGAAGGCACGCGCTTTGGCTACCGTGCCGGGCCGCCCTGGAAACGCCAGGCCAGGTGTCTGGTGGAGGCTGCGCAGGGTGTCCACGCCGGCCCTGGGCTGCATCTCCTGGTGGCACCCAACGGCTCCGGTAAAACCACCCTTCTGCGCACCCTGGCCGGACTGTCCAGCCCGCTGGCAGGCCGGGTGACCACGGAAGCCCAGGTCCACTATTATGCGGATGAACTGCGCGCGGACCCGGAGATGAAACCGCGCACTTTTTTTCGTGCCTGGTTCAAAGGCCCGTCCCTGGCGGCGGCGGAGGAGCTGGCGGCCACCCTGCGGCTGGATTTGAAGTGTCCCATCGGCAAGCTTTCCCGTGGCAACCGCCAGAAGGTGCTGCTGATCCTGGCGGAAGTGAAGGCCGCACAAAGCCCCAAGAGTGTGCTGCTGATGGATGAACCCCTGACCGGCCTGGATGCGGAAACGCGCGAGCAGGTGACCGCCTTGTGGGCCACGACCCACACGGCCGCCATGCGGCTGGTCATCATGCATGAACTGGAATGTGTGCGCCAGGCGGACTCGCTGCTGACGATAGCCCGCGGCCAGCTCCGCCATGCCACCGGCCGGGTGGGGGATTCCTGGATGACCACCTACCAAACTTTGCAACAATGAGCTCTCTTCGCCGCTGGCCTTTGTTCCGTCTCAGTCTGTCCGCGCTGGCCGGGCGCGGGAGCTGCTGGCTGCTGCTGCCCGGGGCGCTGGCCTTTGCCTGGGTGGCCCCGCTGCTGACGCCCTGGGAGGAAAATCCGCAGATCCTGCAACCGGCGCGGGCGCAGGCCGCGTGGATCTATGCCTGGCTGATGCTTTTCACCTGGCTGCCTTTTCAGGCGTCCGCCCTGGGGCACCGTATGCGCAAGGAAGGGATGCTGGAGCATCTGCACGCTGCTGGTACGGGCAAGGCAAACCAGTGCCTGCAACTGACGGCCGCCATTCTGGTCTGGATGGCCGCCATTGTCATCGCCGCCGCCGCCATCTGCCTGACTTTGACGATGCCGGCCCACCCGGAGGAGGCTCAAATGTGGACGGAGACCGTGCTGCAATACAGCCTGCTTTACAGTCTCTGCGCCGCGCCCCTTCTGCTGCTGGCGACAGCCCTGGGCACACGCACGGCGGAAGTCATCGCCTTTCTTCTGCCGGTGGGACTGCTTTTCACGGGCCTGTTCGGCGCAGCCTGGCTGGCACCGGTTCTGGGCGGTTCCGAGGCGGGTGCGCTGAAATCGCTCTGGCTGGCCCTGCCACACTACCACCTGGCGGATCTGACCCCCCGGCTGGTTTTTAAAATGGGGCCGCTGCCCGCTGAGGCTTTTACCGGCAGTACACTCACCCTGACCCTGCAGGCGGCCGCCATCTCCCTCTTTGGACTATGCCTCTTCCGTACACGCTCCTGAGCCTGACCGCTGCCGCCGGCCTGTGGTGGGCCGGTCATGCACTGTCCTGTGCCAGGCCTGCCCTTCAGGCCTCAGCGGCACCGCCAGTGTTTGCACTGCCGGGCAGCGCCTATGGCAGCCTGATGGCAAGGCTGATCCGCGATTCACTTTTCAGCTACTGGCATGGCGGAGAGAGCGCCACCACCCTTCCTGAGCCAGCCGCTAAAAAACAAGCCGCTCCCCCGCCCCCGCCGCC is part of the Prosthecobacter sp. SYSU 5D2 genome and encodes:
- a CDS encoding secretin N-terminal domain-containing protein, with amino-acid sequence MSKKNACPFLYLCLLCLSPGLAARAQEEPTPQPLEQLPAGAVDVSARLGGLSSLPTQPEDGYWIEGAPINEVFQYLARSAGLQFFHNNELNTPQYNITGHLKLDDPRQQMEDLAIAYGLTVYQQRSSISLMTEIQLARLPVEVMSYQLKYLRGAPLNRSSNGQAGEGSGAEGGEGGGGNAANASDFEKLKSIIRPMLTPIVGQIEFEEKTNTLLVSDNSLKLERVRKLLLEIDKAKQQIMVNVRVLRIRRNQNRNVGVDWSSALGETGTTITARQSLNALFNLPDVSTVTRTGNPMNPVSVLNQINTQGAGVVFDNFQVQAILRALEAADLVTQEACPTIITEDNEQGLISIVDRFPIITSDISNTTAGTNITDKVRYKIDTEDPSATDEPEKNREIGVTLSVTPTLLPDGTVRMKLRPRVAKIVELIPGRSSNVFPRVSESTVEAISRIPAGQSLFLGGFYDYSDSEGNNKVPVLGTIPLVGRLFSSDMKKLEQLSLVFIITPTVYDASSTAALEDINWKQRDYSGLQPEDLGDAGLLLPKAGWPNATTNSKSPEPESPPKQSWVRRLFSKKEG
- a CDS encoding ATPase, T2SS/T4P/T4SS family, producing the protein MNLNLGIEFNDTIQRLIIGQLRASTAGNDALSDEALVRKCSKTRILGAVGNAAGLPAFPQVRDLADAEFVSYCDPVVMARGMFVPLRRSSTQVLLAVANPWDYRADDYCASRFPEDELLKVVTLASEVSAVIEGSSNSSGPSRAELEAVEVEEFSNESPDFDVTRQYDEPIAQLVASMVSDAIKQHASDIHIKTEKTTFQYCFRVDGDLGVRVEMPVKLRDRVDAFLLNLMRLAPEERSKRPGISGRFTASYYGRAVGVRYERHRTYRGYHVTMRLLDKTHLEARLGMGTLAFDEETLFELDKAMAVPSGIIVMSGPTGSGKSTTLNAMLRELNHPEDNILTLENPVEDEIPGVTHCDLRDSSEFKPMIASFMRSDPDVILMGEVRDRESAELAIEAAITGHKVLTTIHTPRASQIIERFQQLGMERWKIAQTLKAACAQRLVKLLCTACRVQQVGIPEREIRLFHLDASWAEKPVFVHNQEGCPDCKGRGYSGRTAILEILPISPRLGDKLAKGEITPFELEQEVRRESGLPSLRDNGLKLMAEGKTDLDALKKVLDMTYES
- a CDS encoding type II secretion system F family protein; this encodes MNAFQVTLRNIKRPEQSKVLEFEAPNREQAALLAAKPGFRVALVKPLSGALKSEKSNKPISRKELIKLFRGLSSMLKANISTADALLYYSQGLPDPALQSSLMNIRNRLEAGLPVHIAFAKEQKFDTTIITIVEAGADAGQLGEAFSALARRIKIELMFASKLRSALMVPSFVILFQIGLFIYSQVFVVSQVEETLKGVQQEPDPISVAIFGISHVVQKVWPFFVIALGTFIGALFRSADFRQKLLVLGMKHWKLLKKLVMGLRQSAYIGTLQMLYANGINLARASALSARVVLGTPMYAEFIKASQIYESSGVPFAEALKRHATLDPQVVHMIGIGERSASLPQQLEMLRDIYEEDTAAVMADFTQVINFITLAMAVVLIGFVFTGSMLPIFLMGPRMMQSGNM
- a CDS encoding type II secretion system protein; the encoded protein is MKTPPSHRLRSGFSLIEISLVIGLLLGLAAFATMNVTAVRDWQRGKDAAVSIQAVFSAQRAYMSDHPTADIADVSAAELQAYLPEGWSSIPTAISLTGETLNLNHTVMPPQWRLGSTAYDPSGSGNDGLWDAGH
- a CDS encoding ATP-binding cassette domain-containing protein, whose protein sequence is MAPTALLHIPEGTRFGYRAGPPWKRQARCLVEAAQGVHAGPGLHLLVAPNGSGKTTLLRTLAGLSSPLAGRVTTEAQVHYYADELRADPEMKPRTFFRAWFKGPSLAAAEELAATLRLDLKCPIGKLSRGNRQKVLLILAEVKAAQSPKSVLLMDEPLTGLDAETREQVTALWATTHTAAMRLVIMHELECVRQADSLLTIARGQLRHATGRVGDSWMTTYQTLQQ